Genomic DNA from Desulfurellaceae bacterium:
CGGTCAATAGCGGCCTAGTCCGAGCACTAAACTTGACATAATCCTGCGGAGCGGACGTATTATGCCGAGTCCGCAGGCTGGGACGGGCGGGCTGCTGCCTCGCAGGTGATCAGGGCGATTTCGCGCGGGCTGAACAGACGAATACGTTGGCCGGCGACCCCAATCCCGCGGTTGACGTACAGATAGACGCCCAGCTGTTGGTATAAACCCCGAGAGAAGCTGGTAATGAAGCGGGCCAGGTTGAACCGTCCCCCCCAGCCGGGCAGGGCGAACTGGCCGCCATGGGTATGGCCGGAGAGGGTCAGGGCAATGCCCTGGCGGGCGGCTTGGGGAAAGAGGTCGGGGCGATGGGAGAGCAGGATACAGGGCTCGTCGCTCGGAATGGGAGCCTGGAGTTCGGCTAACAGGGGCAGTTCTTCGAGACCGCGCGCCCAATCCCGGCCCCGGTCATCAAGGCCGATCAGGTGCAGGGCGGCGTCTTGTTTGTGGAGGCTGACGCGCTGATCCTGGAGGACACGTATCGGCGTATGCCGGGCCAAGCCGGCTTTCACCGCTTGAGCGCCAGCATAATGGTCGTGGTTGCCCAGACAGGCAAACACCCCGTAGGGGGCGCTGAGTTCGGCCAACAGCGGAAAATAGTCGGGAATATAGACCGGGTTGGAATCGAGCAGGTCGCCGGTCAGCAGGATAATATCGGGGTCCAGGGCGTTTGTCCGCCTGACACACGCTTGCAGTTCGGACCGGCTTAGATTGGGGCCGATGTGGAGGTCGCTGAGATGGGCGATCTTGAACTGATGCCAGGCGTGGGGCCAGCCCTGGGGACGCAGTCGTAGACGCGACACCCGAACCGAAGCCTGGCCCCAGGTATAGCCGTAGACAAAGATGAGCAGGATACCGCCTATGCCGAGACCGCTGAGCCAGCGGAGCATCTGCCACAGCGGGGGCTGGAGCTGCTCGGCGACTGCCGGCCACGGGGTGAGACTCAGCCCCTGGCCGAGCCCCCAGCCCAGCGCCCAGACTCCAGCGCCCAGGAGCACAAAGATACAACAAAAGACGCTGGTGAAGGCAGAGGCAAAATACAGCCGAATCGGGATACGCAGCCAGGCCGGCAGCCCGCTTCGGTGTCGCATCCCCCGCAACAGGGCGATATTCACGCCAAAGAACAGGAACGGCGGCAGAACATACACGAGCGGCGATAGCCGCAGCTCAGCGCCAAGAATGATGTGCCAGACCCACACCGGGACCAGCCACTGGGCGGCGCTCATCGTCACCAGCAGCGAGAAAAAGAAATACCGAAAGAACCCGCTCCAGCGTGTAGGAGAAAGGACCGTCTGCTCGGAAACGGGGACCGTGATCTCAGGCGATCCCTCAACGGTCATCACGATCTCCGTTCATGGCGGCGTGCTTCGTCCGGTTCGGGATTATGCCTCGGTGTCGATCAGGGCTTTGAGGACGCGGATGACCTTAGCGATTTCCTCAGGCGCGACATCGTCAGGCAGTTCAAGCACGGCCCGCCGGGCTGGACCGAGCGGGATTTCCTGGCGGCACTGGGACAGCTGGGACGTCTGTTTTACAGGGGCTTCGACCGCGGGCAGGACTTGGGCCGGGGCGGACGGCTCGGGGAGTGGTGAGGCCGCAGGAGCGGGGAAGGGCAGGACCGGGGCGGAAGACGGGCTCGTCTGGGGTCCCAATCCGGCAAAACGATAGGATTCGAGGAAGGCCTTGGAGACCGTTTCGGCGTTTTTCTTGGTGAAGCGGTATTTGATGATGAGCTGATTCGTCAGGTTGATATCCGAGGGCATACCGCTGGTTTCGTACTGGCCGAGCAAGCCTTGGAAGATGGTCGGTCTGCCCATGGCTTCGCGCAGGGCGTGATGGCGCTCGTTTTCATCGCCGGCGTGCTCAATGCGCAAAAACAGGTCGCTCACCCGCAAGTCCTTGCCGATGGGCTCAAGCAGGCCAAATTGGCGTAAACTGCTCAATTTGCGGTTAAATGGCCCGGATTGAGCCGCCAGACTCAAGTGTTCGGCTATTGATTCCTTGCTGGTCGGGACTTGGTGCTCGGCCCGAAAGATTGTCCGGACATCCTCCAAACATTCCTGGATGCTGTACGCTGGGGCATTCGGGCTTTTCTGGCGGACTCCCTGCCGGACCATCGTGCGCGTTTCCATGCTGATTTCCTGCCTTTTGCCGACATTGTTATCCACAGTCTGGCTTGGCACTGTGGAAACGGCCATTGTTTATTACTGTAGGCATAAAGCTAAGCCATCTTTACTAACCGCCAAAATTTGTCTTGGCTTTGTACAGGATTAAAGCAAACTTGGAGGACAGGTCAAGCCCTTTGTAAGGCTTTGATATTATTGAATAAATTCCTTTGTATAGCCGTGTCCGAATTTCTTGCCATTAATTACTTCTTTCTCCCTTTTTTATTTCTCAAGTAATCATATTTTTATTGTTCTATTTCTCTTATTCAGAGTATTTTGTTATTTATGCACTTATTCAGGCTAGTATTACTTATTATTTTTTCTATGGAGTAATAAGGGCGGTGGGGCGGGCTCTTGGCGCACGATAAGGGTTCATGGCCGGTGCTTCTTTCTTCCTTGACCCTTTTTTGCCAAGCCCTTACACTCTTGGAAATGGAAAAGACCACGGTCGTCGTTGTCGATGACCATCCGCTGTTTTTATCCGGGGTTCAGCAAATTTTCAAAAGACAGCCTGATTTCGAGGTGGTCGGGGCGGCTGAAAATGCCGCGCAGTTGGCTGCGCTCCTCAAACACTGTCGGCCGGACATCATCCTGATGGATATTGAAATGCCGGAGACGAACGGTCTGGACGCGACCGCGCTCGTCCGTCGTCAGGCCCCGGATGCCAAGGTCGTGATCCTGACCGGCTATGACAATCCCGATCTCATTTTCCGGGCGCTCAAAATCGGGGCTGTGGGCTATCTGCTCAAAAATACCCGGGCCAAAGAATTGCGTGACTCCTTACGGCGGGTGGCGGCCGGGGAAGTGTTGCTCAACCCCGACCTGGCCGCGAAATTCCTGCGCGAGTTCCGCCGTGATCAGGAGGCTGAAGAGCTGCGTCGGCTCGTCCAGACCCTCACCCCGCGCGAAGACGAGGTCCTGAGGCTGGTGGCCACCGGTGCGAGCAACCGCGAGATAAGCGGCCAGCTGTTCATCAGCGAGCTGACCGTCAAGATGCACCTGGCCCGCATCTTCCGTAAATTGCAGGTCAACGACCGCACAAAAGCCGCCATCGTGGCCCTCAAGGCCGGACTGGGAGAGCCATGAAGTGGTGGGCCACGTGCCTGGTGTACGGAGTGGGATGGCTGTGGGTCTGGGGCAGCCAGGCTCCGGCGGCTGCCGCTCCAGCCGCAACCCAGGTCCAAGACCTGCTGACCGAGTGTCGCGCGGCCTATTTTCGGCTGACCGATTATCGTGGCACGCTCCACCGGGAAACCTGGACGCCCGGACACGAACTGCACCGGGAAGAAATCCGGGTGTTGTTCCGCAAACCCGGCTTCCTGGCGCTCAACTGGCAGACCGGGCCGTATGCCGGCACCACGCTGCAAGCCCGACCAGGGTGGAATAACGGCAATTTTCTGCTGACCCTGGGCGGCTGGTTCAACTATGTCAAAATCAGCGTGCCCCTGATCGGGCTGAGCGAGCCCTTTGTCCCCAGCCTGAAAGATGTACACGAATGGCTCGGCGCCCTGCTCGCCCTGTCGCGCCGACCGGTCTCGGACCGGAGTCTTCAGTTGGTCCGAGCCCGGACCGACGATCCGCAGCTGGAGGATGGCCAGATCCTGCTGTCCGTCCCGGCTTTTTTGATCCCTTTTCGGGATAATGCGGTTGCGGTCTACGAGTTTATAATGGAGCGCGGAA
This window encodes:
- a CDS encoding metallophosphoesterase, which codes for MTVEGSPEITVPVSEQTVLSPTRWSGFFRYFFFSLLVTMSAAQWLVPVWVWHIILGAELRLSPLVYVLPPFLFFGVNIALLRGMRHRSGLPAWLRIPIRLYFASAFTSVFCCIFVLLGAGVWALGWGLGQGLSLTPWPAVAEQLQPPLWQMLRWLSGLGIGGILLIFVYGYTWGQASVRVSRLRLRPQGWPHAWHQFKIAHLSDLHIGPNLSRSELQACVRRTNALDPDIILLTGDLLDSNPVYIPDYFPLLAELSAPYGVFACLGNHDHYAGAQAVKAGLARHTPIRVLQDQRVSLHKQDAALHLIGLDDRGRDWARGLEELPLLAELQAPIPSDEPCILLSHRPDLFPQAARQGIALTLSGHTHGGQFALPGWGGRFNLARFITSFSRGLYQQLGVYLYVNRGIGVAGQRIRLFSPREIALITCEAAARPSQPADSA
- a CDS encoding response regulator transcription factor, which encodes MEKTTVVVVDDHPLFLSGVQQIFKRQPDFEVVGAAENAAQLAALLKHCRPDIILMDIEMPETNGLDATALVRRQAPDAKVVILTGYDNPDLIFRALKIGAVGYLLKNTRAKELRDSLRRVAAGEVLLNPDLAAKFLREFRRDQEAEELRRLVQTLTPREDEVLRLVATGASNREISGQLFISELTVKMHLARIFRKLQVNDRTKAAIVALKAGLGEP